One stretch of Nocardia mangyaensis DNA includes these proteins:
- the rplA gene encoding 50S ribosomal protein L1, translated as MAKRSKAYLAAAEKVDRDKLYSPLSAARLAKETATTKTDATVEVAVRLGVDPRKADQMVRGTVNLPHGTGKTARVIVFAAGEKAAEAEAAGADAVGAEDLIERIQGGWLDFDAAIATPDQMAKVGRIARVLGPRGLMPNPKTGTVTNDVTKAVNDIKGGKINFRVDKQANLHFVIGKASFDDAKLVENYGAALDEILRVKPSTAKGRYVKKITVSTNTGPGIPVDPNRTRNLLDEDA; from the coding sequence ATGGCAAAGCGAAGCAAGGCGTATCTCGCCGCTGCTGAGAAGGTCGATCGCGACAAGCTGTACTCCCCGCTGAGCGCCGCGCGCCTGGCCAAGGAGACCGCCACCACCAAGACCGACGCGACCGTCGAGGTCGCCGTTCGTCTCGGCGTGGATCCCCGTAAGGCCGACCAGATGGTCCGCGGCACCGTCAACCTGCCGCACGGCACCGGTAAGACCGCTCGCGTCATCGTGTTCGCCGCGGGCGAGAAGGCCGCTGAGGCCGAGGCCGCCGGTGCCGACGCCGTGGGCGCCGAGGACCTGATCGAGCGGATCCAGGGCGGCTGGCTCGACTTCGACGCCGCGATCGCCACCCCGGACCAGATGGCCAAGGTCGGCCGCATCGCGCGTGTCCTCGGCCCGCGTGGCCTGATGCCGAACCCGAAGACGGGCACGGTCACCAACGATGTGACCAAGGCCGTCAACGACATCAAGGGCGGCAAGATCAACTTCCGCGTCGACAAGCAGGCCAACCTGCACTTCGTCATCGGCAAGGCGTCCTTCGACGACGCCAAGCTGGTGGAGAACTACGGCGCCGCGCTGGACGAGATCCTGCGTGTGAAGCCGTCGACCGCCAAGGGTCGCTACGTCAAGAAGATCACGGTTTCGACGAACACCGGACCGGGCATCCCGGTGGACCCGAACCGCACCCGCAACCTCCTCGACGAGGATGCGTGA
- the rplK gene encoding 50S ribosomal protein L11, whose amino-acid sequence MPPKKKKLAGIIKLQIQAGAANPAPPVGPALGQHGVNIMEFCKAYNAATESQRGNVIPVEISVYEDRTFDFKLKTPPAAKLLLKAAGVQKGSAEPHKTKVAKVTMDQVREIAKTKAEDLNATDIDQAAKIIAGTARSMGITVEG is encoded by the coding sequence ATGCCCCCCAAGAAGAAGAAGCTCGCCGGGATCATCAAGCTGCAGATCCAGGCCGGCGCCGCGAACCCGGCCCCTCCGGTCGGTCCCGCGCTCGGTCAGCACGGCGTCAACATCATGGAGTTCTGCAAGGCGTACAACGCCGCGACCGAGTCGCAGCGTGGCAACGTCATCCCGGTCGAGATCTCGGTGTACGAGGACCGGACGTTCGACTTCAAGCTGAAGACCCCGCCCGCCGCCAAGCTGCTGCTCAAGGCCGCCGGTGTGCAGAAGGGCTCGGCCGAGCCGCACAAGACCAAGGTCGCCAAGGTCACCATGGACCAGGTCCGGGAGATCGCCAAGACCAAGGCCGAGGATCTCAACGCCACCGATATCGATCAGGCCGCGAAGATCATCGCCGGAACCGCCCGTTCGATGGGTATCACCGTCGAGGGTTGA
- a CDS encoding MFS transporter, with product MATSIVAPPVLLDRRPQRIVALLVICLAELLVVLDNTIVNVALPSIGVQLQTGVSGLQWVVDAYTLTFAGLLLAAGNLGDRYGRRRIMIVGLIGIAVMSVGGALADSMTQVIAARAAMGVFAAAVFPATLALIINIFTDRRERAFAIAAWTAMAGFAIAIGPISGGWLLEHFSWHSVFWINVPVALVALVATLLWVPESRATQAGKLDLVGIGLSIAGITLVVWAIIEAPHNGWLSLTTLCTLLLGMALLAGFVTWELRTAAPILDMRLFRNRRFSLPALAIAIGYFSMFGFLFLITQYFQGVREYTPLEFGIASLPFAFSVAIGAPVATLLAQRVGTTAVLVTGLLLIGLGLYLGGQVTVDSTYVLGVLPAMVFMALGLGIVQGPATESIMSSLPLNEAGAGSAVNDTTREVGGTLGVAILGSIVASYYTSRIADRVDAIPLGIMNDNEKSLVKASPLSVLELRKRELAPFFETQRENLIVAMKTATLQGAHTASMVGAGAVIVCAVIVAIFLPWKPQQGESVLLGWRKTDDDHD from the coding sequence ATGGCAACCTCCATAGTCGCTCCACCAGTGCTGCTGGACCGGCGTCCACAGCGAATCGTCGCTCTCCTCGTCATCTGCCTGGCCGAACTGCTGGTGGTGCTCGACAACACCATCGTCAACGTGGCCCTGCCCTCGATCGGCGTCCAACTGCAGACCGGGGTCTCCGGCCTGCAGTGGGTCGTCGACGCCTACACCCTCACCTTCGCCGGACTGTTGCTCGCGGCGGGCAACCTCGGCGACCGCTACGGCCGCCGCCGGATCATGATCGTCGGCCTGATCGGCATCGCGGTGATGTCGGTCGGTGGCGCGCTCGCCGACTCGATGACGCAGGTCATCGCGGCCCGCGCCGCCATGGGTGTCTTCGCCGCCGCCGTCTTCCCGGCCACCCTGGCCCTGATCATCAACATCTTCACCGACCGGCGCGAACGCGCGTTCGCCATCGCCGCCTGGACCGCCATGGCGGGCTTCGCCATCGCCATCGGTCCGATCTCGGGTGGCTGGCTGCTCGAACACTTCAGCTGGCATTCGGTGTTCTGGATCAATGTGCCGGTGGCGCTGGTCGCGCTGGTCGCCACGCTGCTGTGGGTCCCCGAATCACGGGCCACACAGGCCGGCAAGCTCGATCTGGTCGGCATCGGACTCTCGATCGCGGGCATCACGCTGGTGGTCTGGGCGATCATCGAGGCACCGCACAACGGCTGGCTCTCGCTCACCACCCTGTGCACCCTGCTGCTCGGCATGGCCCTGCTGGCCGGGTTCGTGACATGGGAATTGCGTACCGCCGCACCGATTCTCGATATGCGCCTGTTCCGCAATCGCCGATTCTCGCTGCCCGCCTTGGCCATCGCGATCGGCTACTTCTCGATGTTCGGATTCCTGTTCCTGATCACCCAGTATTTCCAAGGGGTGCGCGAATACACCCCACTCGAATTCGGCATCGCCTCACTGCCGTTCGCTTTCTCGGTGGCGATCGGCGCGCCGGTGGCCACCCTGCTCGCGCAGCGTGTCGGCACGACGGCGGTCCTGGTGACCGGCCTGCTGCTCATCGGCCTCGGGCTCTACCTGGGCGGACAGGTCACCGTGGACAGCACCTATGTGCTCGGCGTGCTGCCCGCGATGGTGTTCATGGCACTGGGACTCGGCATCGTGCAGGGTCCGGCGACCGAATCGATCATGTCCTCGCTGCCACTGAACGAGGCGGGCGCGGGTTCGGCCGTCAACGACACCACCCGCGAGGTCGGCGGCACCCTCGGCGTCGCGATACTCGGCTCGATCGTGGCCTCCTACTACACCAGCAGGATCGCCGACCGGGTCGACGCGATCCCGCTGGGCATCATGAACGACAACGAGAAGAGCCTGGTCAAGGCCAGCCCGCTCAGCGTGCTGGAACTACGCAAACGCGAACTCGCGCCCTTCTTCGAGACCCAGCGCGAGAACCTGATCGTCGCCATGAAGACGGCGACGCTGCAGGGCGCGCACACCGCCTCGATGGTCGGCGCGGGCGCGGTGATCGTCTGCGCGGTGATCGTGGCGATCTTCCTGCCGTGGAAACCACAGCAGGGCGAATCCGTCCTGCTCGGCTGGCGCAAGACCGACGACGACCACGACTAG
- the rplJ gene encoding 50S ribosomal protein L10, giving the protein MAKPEKVTAVAEIAEQFKNSTATVVTEYRGLSVGKLTELRRALGADATYSVAKNTLVKLAAGEAGVAGLDDLFVGPTAITFIQGEPVDAAKALKQFAKENKALVIKGGYMDGKALSVSEVERIADLDSREVLLAKLAGAFKAKPAQAAGLFNAPASQVARLAAALLEKRQGEAAAAPADAE; this is encoded by the coding sequence ATGGCGAAGCCTGAAAAGGTCACCGCTGTCGCGGAGATCGCGGAGCAGTTCAAGAACTCCACGGCCACTGTTGTCACGGAATACCGTGGCCTGTCGGTCGGCAAGCTCACCGAGCTGCGTCGCGCGCTCGGCGCGGACGCTACGTACTCCGTCGCCAAGAACACCCTGGTCAAGCTCGCTGCAGGCGAAGCCGGTGTCGCGGGCCTCGACGACCTGTTCGTCGGGCCGACCGCGATCACCTTCATCCAGGGTGAGCCGGTCGACGCGGCCAAGGCGCTCAAGCAGTTCGCCAAGGAGAACAAGGCCCTTGTGATCAAGGGTGGGTACATGGACGGCAAAGCGCTGTCCGTGTCCGAGGTCGAGCGCATTGCCGACCTCGACTCCCGCGAGGTGCTGCTGGCCAAGCTGGCCGGCGCGTTCAAGGCGAAGCCCGCGCAGGCCGCAGGCCTGTTCAACGCCCCCGCTTCCCAGGTCGCCCGGCTCGCCGCGGCCCTGCTGGAGAAGCGTCAGGGCGAGGCTGCCGCCGCCCCGGCCGACGCCGAATAA